A genomic window from Gossypium hirsutum isolate 1008001.06 chromosome D10, Gossypium_hirsutum_v2.1, whole genome shotgun sequence includes:
- the LOC121222239 gene encoding uncharacterized protein: MGTEVLRPQDCLIERIRLPPTACPRRRYGNGSFNPSYYHNYNNNNGNGRSNRKPVQRKRIGSEQGISKKYSSADDLKTVRNNVMVEKVTIMRRGESLDSKIKIDNGGGGREGGLVVMGTDRLGPDPEMVPKQIKIVDAKSSVTVKSDVYAGSAFSVSPAPSSLPLPTFSKKKQVPVDDSATRDLRRLLRLDL, from the coding sequence ATGGGGACTGAAGTTTTACGACCTCAGGATTGTTTGATCGAACGGATTCGGTTACCTCCGACGGCGTGTCCTCGCCGGAGATACGGAAACGGTAGCTTTAATCCTAGTTATTATCATAACTACAACAATAACAATGGAAATGGTAGATCTAACAGGAAACCCGTTCAGAGGAAGCGGATCGGATCGGAGCAGGGGATTTCGAAGAAATACAGCTCCGCCGATGACTTGAAGACGGTGAGGAACAATGTTATGGTGGAGAAGGTTACGATTATGAGACGAGGTGAGTCGTTGGATTCGAAGATCAAGATCGACAACGGCGGTGGTGGAAGGGAAGGGGGTTTGGTTGTTATGGGTACGGATCGTTTGGGTCCGGATCCGGAAATGGTTCCTAAACAGATCAAAATCGTGGATGCTAAGTCTTCGGTGACCGTAAAATCCGACGTGTATGCCGGATCGGCTTTCTCCGTTTCTCCGGCACCGAGCTCACTTCCTTTACCCACTTTCTCGAAGAAGAAACAGGTTCCGGTCGATGATTCAGCTACAAGGGATCTCAGGCGTTTGCTCCGGCTTGATCTCTGA